One segment of Pogoniulus pusillus isolate bPogPus1 chromosome 26, bPogPus1.pri, whole genome shotgun sequence DNA contains the following:
- the SPHKAP gene encoding A-kinase anchor protein SPHKAP isoform X6 encodes MITQSTKAAAQRVRQPVWEALSQHILCSNSLLESTDYWLQNQRTPCQIGFLEDKSESNCASVCFVNLDANRGDCSDEKVKQRLISISPNLPKLISSMNVQPPKENEIVLLSGLTSANLQADYEVPQCPWLADVCLVQCARGDRKNSTSCIIFEINKFLIGLELVQERQLQTDTHILKPEDDTNCSVSSIEEDFLTASEHLEDDNEANEYKPGHEKLSVSEASSDAKKNKGRGFESLHYRKARLPLIPERSCNPKDIAAPTAPEAVVAEDGILQPEDKSDQEIVLQKEVAGRATSSFSTSNLTSLTKLTSEVENSCSSHVLEDGSLTRMDKERLEPLCDTAVEDSGKTESEDCVDISKSGPCLQKETASTGQYATNLAESVLQDAFIRLSQSQPTFSEEAAVSISVGSSCKSEDISASRSWNELPKIVIVQSPDSSENVSDWPGAAFPSLCHWAESESSSEVLDYLEEEHSSGHGQSALEVALACAATVIGTISSPQTAERFRRDQEATVSKSGAVDNEELHTTSSQLLNDCAGTEYSFPSALCGMTQVASAVAVCGLGETKQEKYPVTSSGLLSAAQTSAAVTLHCSLAIGSSMEKLNSSIAEALLKEASIILTAPHTYRNVGHFMESINGKIIETAARPQVPHRGEAIRDELAQNLSNIILRHSIEEVRKRRQLCPHSENGSSAQDIFMETANELLFNVIYFTCKKMNNIRQVEECSPLFSKETKAEKVTPPEGWSTQATAHERSHSPHDPSALDPFGTSYSTSASKDLGNIMDTSNSNRKDVNSKENDTLNSEPMSRTPGHNTPTAKTSPKKRYLKRTTRDCYKSPAQNNNNQKKDNRSFSDRENSSANSSVQEELSSSATLNPESQAKQKSEAVLTNDIQVSLSLLGNHVLLPSQPVLQVKNSRDKYCITDFAEELAETVVSMATEIAAICLENSNGKQPWFCAWKRGGEYLVSQSLSCRSMKRKKEPHANGSVVRKHRAPRLSEIKRKTDEHPELKERLMNRVVDESINLEDAPNSVSIFADEVAAKIMNLSELSVVDSIWQGPNHPRNRLHCDRWSRAKASSCESIPEEDSDSKASFNTLGLMNTLGHSVSQTSSVSKQSSCESITDEFSRFMVNQMENEGRGFDLLLDYYAGKNANSILNSALQQVAKKNGHLNVRPSCPSKQSSTESITEEFYRYMLREIEKENKENQCSPRNSKDWCGSLLLPSLRSPFCFRQSSMPDSRASGSRLTVNVPVKANSLDGFAQHHQDSLSVQPVSTVASAGLCKSDSCLYQRCKTDQITDMLIHETWASSIESLMRKNKIIADEAEAAETEHFHSDSPPQVEQYANRLAANIVESGKSLIVVQQDSFDCTSQEHVSESKHPQSATQSQSKPREDGGNVEEKEPVKIPVGQHREVPLIQIETDQRDEPEKDSEPITSCGPSGKEHQRKEKPPEACDGKHTMSSSLRNSSSPQSRADVEIPGETKTAEEFPNHLSSSEESTGSWSQLANDEDNPDDTSSYLQLSERSLSNGNSSTTSSLGIMDLEIYQENVPSSPVINELVEEKVFLTEQTENTEESTSELSVGTANCQKDLLVINFDMEPDSPDVELRATLQWIAASELGIPTIYFKKSQENRIEKFLDVVQLVQQKSWKVGDIFQAVVQYCKLSEEGKEMTPSLFDWLLELG; translated from the exons TGTCCTTGGCTGGCAGATGTCTGCCTGGTTCAGTGTGCCAGGGGGGACAGGAAGAACAGCACAAGCTGCATCATTTTCGAAATAAACAAGTTCCTGATTGGACTTGAGCTCgttcaggagagacagctgcagacagacacTCACATCTTAAAGCCCGAGGATGACACAAACTGCTCCGTGTCCTCCATAGAAGAAGATTTCCTGACAGCGTCTGAGCACCTTGAGGACGACAATGAGGCCAATGAATATAAACCTG GTCACGAAAAGTTAAGTGTGTCAGAAGCATCTTCAGAtgccaaaaaaaacaaagggaGGGGATTTGAAAGCCTCCACTACAGAAAAGCCAGGCTGCCACTGATTCCTGAAAGGAGCTGCAATCCTAAAGATATTGCTGCTCCTACAGCCCCTGAAGCTGTTGTGGCTGAAGATGGCATCTTGCAACCTGAAGATAAGTCAGACCAGGAAATAGTGTTGCAGAAGGAAGTGGCTGGAAGAGCTACTTCATCCTTTAGTACTAGTAATTTGACTAGTTTGACTAAATTGACTAGTGAGGTGGAAAATTCCTGTTCATCACATGTGTTAGAAGATGGATCTTTAACCAGAATGGATAAAGAGAGGCTGGAGCCTCTGTGTGACACAGCAGTGGAAGACAGTGGGAAGACAGAGAGTGAGGACTGTGTAGACATCAGTAAAAGTGGTCCTTGCTTGCAGAAAGAGACAGCATCTACAGGTCAGTATGCCACAAATCTGGCAGAATCTGTTCTGCAGGATGCATTCATTAGACTGTCACAGTCTCAGCCCACTTTTAGCGAGGAGGCTGCAGTTAGCATCTCCGTAGGAAGCTCCTGTAAGTCAGAGGATATATCTGCTTCCCGATCGTGGAATGAACTTCCCAAGATTGTCATTGTGCAAAGTCCAGACAGTTCAGAGAATGTGTCTGACTGGCCAGGGgctgccttccccagcctgtgccactgggcTGAGTCAGAAAGTTCTTCTGAAGTTTTGGATTACTTGGAGGAAGAACATTCAAGTGGGCATGGGCAGAGCGCTCTGGAAGTGGCTCTAGCTTGTGCAGCCACTGTTATTGGAACCATTTCCAGTCCCCAGACTGCAGAAAGATTCAGACGGGATCAAGAAGCAACAGTCTCCAAAAGTGGAGCAGTTGATAATGAAGAGCTTCACACAACATCATCACAGCTGCTCAATGACTGTGCTGGCACAGAATATTCATTTCCATCTGCACTGTGTGGCATGACTCAGGTAGCAAGTGCTGTAGCTGTCTGTGGTCTGGGGGAAACAAAGCAAGAGAAGTACCCTGTGACTTCGAGTGGACTGCTATCTGCCGCTCAGACATCTGCAGCTGTCACACTGCACTGCAGCTTAGCAATAGGAAGCAGCATGGAGAAGCTAAACAGCAGCATTGCAGAAGCACTTCTCAAGGAGGCATCCATCATTCTGACAGCACCCCACACGTACAGAAATGTAGGGCATTTTATGGAATCCATAAATGGAAAAATCATTGAGACAGCAGCGAGGCCTCAGGTTCCACACAGAGGTGAGGCAATCAGGGATGAACTTGCACAGAACTTATCCAATATTATTCTACGGCATTCCATTGaagaggtgaggaagaggagacagttATGCCCCCATTCAGAAAATGGCTCAAGTGCACAAGACATTTTCATGGAGACTGCAAATGAGCTGCTTTTTAATGTGATATATTTCACTTGCAAGAAGATGAACAACATAAGACAGGTTGAAGAGtgttctcctcttttctccaaAGAGACGAAAGCAGAAAAAGTAACACCACCAGAAGGATGGTCAACGCAGGCCACAGCACATGAAAGGTCACACAGCCCCCATGATCCTTCTGCTCTTGACCCATTTGGTACATCCTACAGCACCAGTGCTAGCAAAGATCTGGGAAACATCATGGACACCAGTAACAGCAACAGAAAAGATGTGAATAGCAAGGAAAATGACACACTGAATTCAGAACCGATGAGTAGAACCCCAGGGCACAACACACCCACTGCAAAAACATCTCCCAAGAAAAGGTACCTGAAAAGAACCACAAGAGACTGTTACAAATCCCCAGCCCAGAATAACAATAATCAGAAGAAGGACAACAGGTCATTTTCAGACAGAGAAAATAGCTCTGCAAACAGTAGTGTTCAAGAAGAGCTATCTTCCAGTGCCACCTTGAACCCAGAGAGTCAGGCCAAGCAGAAGAGCGAGGCAGTGCTAACCAATGACATCCAGGTTAGCCTGTCATTACTAGGAAATCATGTCTTGCTTCCTTCCCAGCCCGTGCTGCAGGTGAAGAATTCAAGGGACAAATACTGTATAACAGATTTTGCAGAAGAACTGGCAGAAACAGTTGTCTCTATGGCAACAGAAATAGCAGCCATTTGTCTGGAAAACTCCAATGGGAAGCAGCCCTGGTTCTGTGCGTGGAAGAGAGGCGGCGAGTATCTGGTGAGCCAGAGCCTATCGTGCAGAAGCATGAAGCGGAAGAAGGAACCCCACGCTAATGGGTCGGTTGTTCGGAAGCACAGAGCGCCTCGCCTCAGTGAGATCAAAAGAAAGACAGATGAGCACCCCGAGCTGAAGGAGAGACTGATGAATCGGGTAGTAGACGAATCTATAAACCTCGAGGACGCACCAAATTCAGtcagcatctttgcagatgAAGTGGCTGCCAAGATCATGAACCTCTCTGAGCTCTCTGTGGTGGACAGCATCTGGCAGGGTCCAAACCACCCCAGAAACAGGCTGCATTGTGACAGATGGAGCCGAGCCAAGGCCTCGAGCTGCGAGAGCATACCAGAGGAGGACTCGGATTCGAAAGCTTCTTTCAATACCTTAGGCCTAATGAACACCTTGGGTCACTCTGTGAGCCAGACAAGTTCTGTCTCAAAGCAGTCAAGTTGTGAAAGCATTACAGATGAATTTTCGAGGTTTATGGTGAACCAGATGGAAAATGAAGGAAGAGGGTTTGATTTATTATTGGATTACTATGCAGGAAAAAATGCAAACAGCATCTTAAATTCTGCTCTGCAACAGGTAGCCAAGAAAAATGGTCACCTTAATGTAAGGCCAAGTTGCCCATCCAAACAGTCCAGCACAGAAAGCATCACTGAAGAGTTTTACAGGTATATGCTAAGagaaatagaaaaggaaaataaagagaacCAATGCTCCCCTCGGAATTCAAAGGACTGGTGTGGCAGCTTGCTTCTACCTTCTCTGCGATCACCCTTCTGCTTTAGGCAGTCGTCAATGCCTGACAGCAGGGCATCAGGCTCTAGGCTAACAGTGAACGTGCCAGTGAAGGCAAATTCATTAGATGGGtttgcccagcaccaccaggattCCTTAAGCGTGCAGCCAGTCAGTACCGTGGCCTCGGCAGGTCTTTGCAAGTCTGACTCGTGCCTGTACCAGAGGTGCAAGACTGACCAGATAACAGACATGTTGATTCACGAGACATGGGCGAGTTCTATTGAGTCTCTCATGCGCAAGAACAAAATCATAGCGGATGAGGCTGAAGCTGCAGAGACAGAGCATTTCCACAGTGACTCCCCACCTCAGGTGGAGCAGTATGCAAACAGACTGGCTGCAAATATTGTCGAGAGTGGTAAAAGTTTAATTGTTGTCCAGCAGGATTCCTTTGATTGTACAAGCCAAGAACATGTGTCAGAAAGCAAACACCCCCAAAGCGCAACTCAGAGTCAGTCGAAACCCAGAGAGGATGGAGGAAATGTGGAGGAAAAAGAGCCTGTAAAGATCCCTGTGGGTCAGCATAGGGAAGTCCCTTTAATTCAGATAGAAACTGATCAACGAGATGAACCAGAAAAAGATTCAGAGCCCATAACTTCATGTGGACCTTCTGGAAAGGAGcatcaaaggaaagaaaagcctcCAGAAGCTTGTGATGGGAAACACACAATGTCCAGTTCCCTGCGAAACAG CAGCAGTCCACAAAGCAGAGCTGATGTTGAAATCCCAGGAGAGACAAAAACAGCTGAAGAATTCCCAAACCacctcagcagcagtgaggagagcacaggcagctggtCCCAGCTCGCTAATGATGAGGACAACCCCGACGACACCAGCAGCTACCTGCAGCTCAGTGAGCGATCCCTGAG CAATGGCAACAGCAGTACTACTAGCAGTCTTGGCATTATGGACCTGGAAATTTATCAGGAGAACGTGCCATCTTCTCCTGTGATTAA TGAATTAGTGGAAGAAAAAGTTTTCCTTACAGAACAGACAGAAAATACAGAGG AAAGCACTTCTGAGCTTTCAGTGGGCACAGCTAACTGTCAGAAGGACCTGCTGGTGATAAACTTTGATATGGAACCAGACAGCCCCGATGTGGAGCTACGAGCCACCCTGCAGTGGATAGCTGCTTCTGAACTTGGAATCCCAACCATCTATTTTAAGAAATCTCAGGAAAACAGAATTGAAAAG tTTTTAGATGTTGTGCAGTTAGTTCAGCAGAAGTCCTGGAAGGTGGGGGATATCTTCCAAGCTGTGGTGCAGTACTGCAAGCTCAGCGAGGAAGGCAAAGAGATGACACCCAGCCTGTTCGACTGGCTTCTTGAGCTGGGCTAA
- the SPHKAP gene encoding A-kinase anchor protein SPHKAP isoform X4 has protein sequence MAGRPQPAAGPAAAVRPQPAEPGRPPPAAAASNSEPPLMHDNPEHQGSSTESSATSLGSSVTACKKILCSNSLLESTDYWLQNQRTPCQIGFLEDKSESNCASVCFVNLDANRGDCSDEKVKQRLISISPNLPKLISSMNVQPPKENEIVLLSGLTSANLQADYEVPQCPWLADVCLVQCARGDRKNSTSCIIFEINKFLIGLELVQERQLQTDTHILKPEDDTNCSVSSIEEDFLTASEHLEDDNEANEYKPGHEKLSVSEASSDAKKNKGRGFESLHYRKARLPLIPERSCNPKDIAAPTAPEAVVAEDGILQPEDKSDQEIVLQKEVAGRATSSFSTSNLTSLTKLTSEVENSCSSHVLEDGSLTRMDKERLEPLCDTAVEDSGKTESEDCVDISKSGPCLQKETASTGQYATNLAESVLQDAFIRLSQSQPTFSEEAAVSISVGSSCKSEDISASRSWNELPKIVIVQSPDSSENVSDWPGAAFPSLCHWAESESSSEVLDYLEEEHSSGHGQSALEVALACAATVIGTISSPQTAERFRRDQEATVSKSGAVDNEELHTTSSQLLNDCAGTEYSFPSALCGMTQVASAVAVCGLGETKQEKYPVTSSGLLSAAQTSAAVTLHCSLAIGSSMEKLNSSIAEALLKEASIILTAPHTYRNVGHFMESINGKIIETAARPQVPHRGEAIRDELAQNLSNIILRHSIEEVRKRRQLCPHSENGSSAQDIFMETANELLFNVIYFTCKKMNNIRQVEECSPLFSKETKAEKVTPPEGWSTQATAHERSHSPHDPSALDPFGTSYSTSASKDLGNIMDTSNSNRKDVNSKENDTLNSEPMSRTPGHNTPTAKTSPKKRYLKRTTRDCYKSPAQNNNNQKKDNRSFSDRENSSANSSVQEELSSSATLNPESQAKQKSEAVLTNDIQVSLSLLGNHVLLPSQPVLQVKNSRDKYCITDFAEELAETVVSMATEIAAICLENSNGKQPWFCAWKRGGEYLVSQSLSCRSMKRKKEPHANGSVVRKHRAPRLSEIKRKTDEHPELKERLMNRVVDESINLEDAPNSVSIFADEVAAKIMNLSELSVVDSIWQGPNHPRNRLHCDRWSRAKASSCESIPEEDSDSKASFNTLGLMNTLGHSVSQTSSVSKQSSCESITDEFSRFMVNQMENEGRGFDLLLDYYAGKNANSILNSALQQVAKKNGHLNVRPSCPSKQSSTESITEEFYRYMLREIEKENKENQCSPRNSKDWCGSLLLPSLRSPFCFRQSSMPDSRASGSRLTVNVPVKANSLDGFAQHHQDSLSVQPVSTVASAGLCKSDSCLYQRCKTDQITDMLIHETWASSIESLMRKNKIIADEAEAAETEHFHSDSPPQVEQYANRLAANIVESGKSLIVVQQDSFDCTSQEHVSESKHPQSATQSQSKPREDGGNVEEKEPVKIPVGQHREVPLIQIETDQRDEPEKDSEPITSCGPSGKEHQRKEKPPEACDGKHTMSSSLRNSSSPQSRADVEIPGETKTAEEFPNHLSSSEESTGSWSQLANDEDNPDDTSSYLQLSERSLSELVEEKVFLTEQTENTEESTSELSVGTANCQKDLLVINFDMEPDSPDVELRATLQWIAASELGIPTIYFKKSQENRIEKFLDVVQLVQQKSWKVGDIFQAVVQYCKLSEEGKEMTPSLFDWLLELG, from the exons TGTCCTTGGCTGGCAGATGTCTGCCTGGTTCAGTGTGCCAGGGGGGACAGGAAGAACAGCACAAGCTGCATCATTTTCGAAATAAACAAGTTCCTGATTGGACTTGAGCTCgttcaggagagacagctgcagacagacacTCACATCTTAAAGCCCGAGGATGACACAAACTGCTCCGTGTCCTCCATAGAAGAAGATTTCCTGACAGCGTCTGAGCACCTTGAGGACGACAATGAGGCCAATGAATATAAACCTG GTCACGAAAAGTTAAGTGTGTCAGAAGCATCTTCAGAtgccaaaaaaaacaaagggaGGGGATTTGAAAGCCTCCACTACAGAAAAGCCAGGCTGCCACTGATTCCTGAAAGGAGCTGCAATCCTAAAGATATTGCTGCTCCTACAGCCCCTGAAGCTGTTGTGGCTGAAGATGGCATCTTGCAACCTGAAGATAAGTCAGACCAGGAAATAGTGTTGCAGAAGGAAGTGGCTGGAAGAGCTACTTCATCCTTTAGTACTAGTAATTTGACTAGTTTGACTAAATTGACTAGTGAGGTGGAAAATTCCTGTTCATCACATGTGTTAGAAGATGGATCTTTAACCAGAATGGATAAAGAGAGGCTGGAGCCTCTGTGTGACACAGCAGTGGAAGACAGTGGGAAGACAGAGAGTGAGGACTGTGTAGACATCAGTAAAAGTGGTCCTTGCTTGCAGAAAGAGACAGCATCTACAGGTCAGTATGCCACAAATCTGGCAGAATCTGTTCTGCAGGATGCATTCATTAGACTGTCACAGTCTCAGCCCACTTTTAGCGAGGAGGCTGCAGTTAGCATCTCCGTAGGAAGCTCCTGTAAGTCAGAGGATATATCTGCTTCCCGATCGTGGAATGAACTTCCCAAGATTGTCATTGTGCAAAGTCCAGACAGTTCAGAGAATGTGTCTGACTGGCCAGGGgctgccttccccagcctgtgccactgggcTGAGTCAGAAAGTTCTTCTGAAGTTTTGGATTACTTGGAGGAAGAACATTCAAGTGGGCATGGGCAGAGCGCTCTGGAAGTGGCTCTAGCTTGTGCAGCCACTGTTATTGGAACCATTTCCAGTCCCCAGACTGCAGAAAGATTCAGACGGGATCAAGAAGCAACAGTCTCCAAAAGTGGAGCAGTTGATAATGAAGAGCTTCACACAACATCATCACAGCTGCTCAATGACTGTGCTGGCACAGAATATTCATTTCCATCTGCACTGTGTGGCATGACTCAGGTAGCAAGTGCTGTAGCTGTCTGTGGTCTGGGGGAAACAAAGCAAGAGAAGTACCCTGTGACTTCGAGTGGACTGCTATCTGCCGCTCAGACATCTGCAGCTGTCACACTGCACTGCAGCTTAGCAATAGGAAGCAGCATGGAGAAGCTAAACAGCAGCATTGCAGAAGCACTTCTCAAGGAGGCATCCATCATTCTGACAGCACCCCACACGTACAGAAATGTAGGGCATTTTATGGAATCCATAAATGGAAAAATCATTGAGACAGCAGCGAGGCCTCAGGTTCCACACAGAGGTGAGGCAATCAGGGATGAACTTGCACAGAACTTATCCAATATTATTCTACGGCATTCCATTGaagaggtgaggaagaggagacagttATGCCCCCATTCAGAAAATGGCTCAAGTGCACAAGACATTTTCATGGAGACTGCAAATGAGCTGCTTTTTAATGTGATATATTTCACTTGCAAGAAGATGAACAACATAAGACAGGTTGAAGAGtgttctcctcttttctccaaAGAGACGAAAGCAGAAAAAGTAACACCACCAGAAGGATGGTCAACGCAGGCCACAGCACATGAAAGGTCACACAGCCCCCATGATCCTTCTGCTCTTGACCCATTTGGTACATCCTACAGCACCAGTGCTAGCAAAGATCTGGGAAACATCATGGACACCAGTAACAGCAACAGAAAAGATGTGAATAGCAAGGAAAATGACACACTGAATTCAGAACCGATGAGTAGAACCCCAGGGCACAACACACCCACTGCAAAAACATCTCCCAAGAAAAGGTACCTGAAAAGAACCACAAGAGACTGTTACAAATCCCCAGCCCAGAATAACAATAATCAGAAGAAGGACAACAGGTCATTTTCAGACAGAGAAAATAGCTCTGCAAACAGTAGTGTTCAAGAAGAGCTATCTTCCAGTGCCACCTTGAACCCAGAGAGTCAGGCCAAGCAGAAGAGCGAGGCAGTGCTAACCAATGACATCCAGGTTAGCCTGTCATTACTAGGAAATCATGTCTTGCTTCCTTCCCAGCCCGTGCTGCAGGTGAAGAATTCAAGGGACAAATACTGTATAACAGATTTTGCAGAAGAACTGGCAGAAACAGTTGTCTCTATGGCAACAGAAATAGCAGCCATTTGTCTGGAAAACTCCAATGGGAAGCAGCCCTGGTTCTGTGCGTGGAAGAGAGGCGGCGAGTATCTGGTGAGCCAGAGCCTATCGTGCAGAAGCATGAAGCGGAAGAAGGAACCCCACGCTAATGGGTCGGTTGTTCGGAAGCACAGAGCGCCTCGCCTCAGTGAGATCAAAAGAAAGACAGATGAGCACCCCGAGCTGAAGGAGAGACTGATGAATCGGGTAGTAGACGAATCTATAAACCTCGAGGACGCACCAAATTCAGtcagcatctttgcagatgAAGTGGCTGCCAAGATCATGAACCTCTCTGAGCTCTCTGTGGTGGACAGCATCTGGCAGGGTCCAAACCACCCCAGAAACAGGCTGCATTGTGACAGATGGAGCCGAGCCAAGGCCTCGAGCTGCGAGAGCATACCAGAGGAGGACTCGGATTCGAAAGCTTCTTTCAATACCTTAGGCCTAATGAACACCTTGGGTCACTCTGTGAGCCAGACAAGTTCTGTCTCAAAGCAGTCAAGTTGTGAAAGCATTACAGATGAATTTTCGAGGTTTATGGTGAACCAGATGGAAAATGAAGGAAGAGGGTTTGATTTATTATTGGATTACTATGCAGGAAAAAATGCAAACAGCATCTTAAATTCTGCTCTGCAACAGGTAGCCAAGAAAAATGGTCACCTTAATGTAAGGCCAAGTTGCCCATCCAAACAGTCCAGCACAGAAAGCATCACTGAAGAGTTTTACAGGTATATGCTAAGagaaatagaaaaggaaaataaagagaacCAATGCTCCCCTCGGAATTCAAAGGACTGGTGTGGCAGCTTGCTTCTACCTTCTCTGCGATCACCCTTCTGCTTTAGGCAGTCGTCAATGCCTGACAGCAGGGCATCAGGCTCTAGGCTAACAGTGAACGTGCCAGTGAAGGCAAATTCATTAGATGGGtttgcccagcaccaccaggattCCTTAAGCGTGCAGCCAGTCAGTACCGTGGCCTCGGCAGGTCTTTGCAAGTCTGACTCGTGCCTGTACCAGAGGTGCAAGACTGACCAGATAACAGACATGTTGATTCACGAGACATGGGCGAGTTCTATTGAGTCTCTCATGCGCAAGAACAAAATCATAGCGGATGAGGCTGAAGCTGCAGAGACAGAGCATTTCCACAGTGACTCCCCACCTCAGGTGGAGCAGTATGCAAACAGACTGGCTGCAAATATTGTCGAGAGTGGTAAAAGTTTAATTGTTGTCCAGCAGGATTCCTTTGATTGTACAAGCCAAGAACATGTGTCAGAAAGCAAACACCCCCAAAGCGCAACTCAGAGTCAGTCGAAACCCAGAGAGGATGGAGGAAATGTGGAGGAAAAAGAGCCTGTAAAGATCCCTGTGGGTCAGCATAGGGAAGTCCCTTTAATTCAGATAGAAACTGATCAACGAGATGAACCAGAAAAAGATTCAGAGCCCATAACTTCATGTGGACCTTCTGGAAAGGAGcatcaaaggaaagaaaagcctcCAGAAGCTTGTGATGGGAAACACACAATGTCCAGTTCCCTGCGAAACAG CAGCAGTCCACAAAGCAGAGCTGATGTTGAAATCCCAGGAGAGACAAAAACAGCTGAAGAATTCCCAAACCacctcagcagcagtgaggagagcacaggcagctggtCCCAGCTCGCTAATGATGAGGACAACCCCGACGACACCAGCAGCTACCTGCAGCTCAGTGAGCGATCCCTGAG TGAATTAGTGGAAGAAAAAGTTTTCCTTACAGAACAGACAGAAAATACAGAGG AAAGCACTTCTGAGCTTTCAGTGGGCACAGCTAACTGTCAGAAGGACCTGCTGGTGATAAACTTTGATATGGAACCAGACAGCCCCGATGTGGAGCTACGAGCCACCCTGCAGTGGATAGCTGCTTCTGAACTTGGAATCCCAACCATCTATTTTAAGAAATCTCAGGAAAACAGAATTGAAAAG tTTTTAGATGTTGTGCAGTTAGTTCAGCAGAAGTCCTGGAAGGTGGGGGATATCTTCCAAGCTGTGGTGCAGTACTGCAAGCTCAGCGAGGAAGGCAAAGAGATGACACCCAGCCTGTTCGACTGGCTTCTTGAGCTGGGCTAA